Genomic segment of Syntrophorhabdaceae bacterium:
TATTAAGATCTACGAATTCATTGAAGGTTCTCTGAAAGATATGGTAAAAGAATACTTGTTTATTCTCAGTGCGGATGCTCCAGTGGAAGAGGGGCTCACTCTGTGGAGGCGGGCCAGGGGCAGGTATTTCTATTTGTGGCACGGCAAGGGTGTGAAACAGCTCTGGATGCAGGGTTGCTTTACAAGGATCATAAAAGTGGAATCGAGACGTATGCATGGCATCTGAGCTTGTTATTAATGTGACATATAGTGAAACAAGGATCGCATTCCTCGAGAACGGTGTTCTCGTGGAATTCTTCATTGAAAAGAAGAACGATCATAGCATGGTGGGGAGCATCTACAAGGGCAAGGTCGTAAGGATCGTTCCCGGCATGGATGCCGCTTTCATTGATATCGGTCTGGAAAAGTCTGCCTTCCTTTACGTAGGCGACATCATTCTCGACCGCATGATGTACGAGGAGTTCGACAGTTCCGATTTTCATTTCGAGGCAGGGGAGAGGATAGAGGGCGTCCTCGAGGACGGGCAGGAGCTCATCGTCCAGGTTTCCCGAGAGCCTATCGGTCAGAAGGGCACACGTGTCACGTCGAAGATCACCCTTCCGGGAAGGCTCCTCGTTCTCATGCCCGGTACGGACCACATCGGCGTGTCGCGGAAGGTCGAAGATGAAGAGGAACGCAAACGCCTGGCGTCGGTAATGAAGGACATATGCCCCAGGGGATATGGACTGATAGGCAGGACAGCATCGGAGGGCAAGAGCGCCGAGGAACTCGAGACGGACCTCAACTTTCTGAAGCGCATCTGGGAGAGCATTCAGGTCAAGGCGAAGGCCACCAGGGCGCCCGCCATCCTTCATCAGGAGCTTGGCATCATTTTCAGGGTGATCCGCGATCTCCATTCCCACAACCTGAAAAAGGTCATCGTCGACGATCAGTTCATCTACGGCCGGCTGGAGGAGTTCCTCAAGGAATACCTTCCGGAGGAGGGGTGCGAGGTCGTCTATTTCGATGAGCGCGACCCCATCTTCGAGGTCTACGGTATCGAGATGGAGGTGGCCAAACTCCTGCAAAGAAAGATATGGCTTAAGTCAGGGGGTTACATCGTTCTGGATTATACCGAGGCCCTTACCGTCATCGATGTGAACACGGGAAGGTACCTGGGTAAAAAGGATCTGGAAGACACCATCCTGAGAACGAATCTTGAAGCTGTCAAGGAGATCGCCTACCAGATACGCCTGCGCAATGTGGGAGGCATCATCATAGTCGATTTTATCGATATGGAGCGCAAGGAGTCCCGGGACATGGTCTTTCAGTCAATGATGGACACTCTGAAGAAAGATAGAATAAAGACCTTTGCGTACCCTATCAGTGAACTGGGGCTTATCCAGCTCACGAGGAAACGCACGCGGCACAACGTCGTTAATCTGCTCACCGAGACATGCCCCAACTGCGAGGGGTCGGGATATGTCAAATCCCGCCATACAGTTTGCTATGAGGTGCTCAGAGAACTCAGGAGTTCTTGCAGGAAAGGGGAGGGGAAGGTCTTCAATATCTATCTGTCCCCGGACGTGGCCAACCTGCTCTATGAAGAGGAAAAGAGTTCTCTCGAGCAAATAGAGAGCACCTACGGGACAAAGGTGAACCTCGTTGCCAATCGCGATTTCGGGATCGACAAGTTCCAGATAGAAGGAATAATGTAAATGAAGATTATAACCAAATAGGTGTTGGAATTTGGTTATATATTATACAACCCCTGGGATTGGTTATTCTGGATGAGCCCTGTGAAGAAGACGTTTATTTCTCCTGCCAAGGTCAATCTCTACCTCAAGGTCCTTTCCCGAAGACCTGACGGATATCACGACCTGAGAAGCCTTGTCGACCTTGTTTCCCTGTACGACACCATACATATCGAGGATATTGCCGGCGATGAGATAGTCGTTGACGATGACAGGGGAATCCTTCCCCGGGGCGAGGGTAATACGGTCTATCGCGCAGTACGGATGCTCCGGGAGGCGACCGGCGTCAGGAGGGGTGTCCGTATACTCATCGAAAAGCGGATACCCATCGGCAGCGGTCTCGGCGGACCAAGCAGCGATGCCGCCACGGTTCTCAAGGAGCTCTCCGCGCACTGGGAACTGGGGCTGAACAGTGAAGAGCTTGGCGGCATCGGCAGCCGGGTAGGCGCGGATGTCCCCCTGTTCCTTCACGGAAAGCCCTGCATCATGGAGGGAATAGGCGATGTGATCAGACCGGTCCAACTCCCCTCTCTGTGGTATGTGATTGTGTATCCGAATGTCAACATATCCACGAAGGCGGTTTACGAGGGCTTGAGAATCGTGTTGACAAAGAAGCAAAACGATATTAAATTGATGCAAAATTTCAGCAATCCGGAACAAATCGCGGCCATTATGGAAAATGATCTGGAAAGTGTCGGTATGGCCATGTGTCCGCAGATCGAAGTGATAAAGGATATGCTGAAAGGGACAAAAGCCCTCGGTTCGCTGATGAGCGGAAGCGGTTCGTCGGTGTTCGCTGTCTTCGGGAATGAGCAAGATGCGTGTCAGGCATCATTGTCGGCAATAAAGAAGATGGGTACTGTTTTTGTTGCGCACAGCGTACAGGGAGGGGTAAACTAATGGAGATTACCGACGTAAGGATATTCCCCGTTGACGAGAAGCGGGTGAAGGCGTACGCATCGATCGTCTTTGACGATTGCTTCATTGTTCGCGATTTGAAGGTAATCCAGGGTGAGGGCAAATTCTTCGTCGCAATGCCAAGCAAAAAGATGAAGGACGGCTCATTCCGGGATACG
This window contains:
- a CDS encoding Rne/Rng family ribonuclease, whose product is MASELVINVTYSETRIAFLENGVLVEFFIEKKNDHSMVGSIYKGKVVRIVPGMDAAFIDIGLEKSAFLYVGDIILDRMMYEEFDSSDFHFEAGERIEGVLEDGQELIVQVSREPIGQKGTRVTSKITLPGRLLVLMPGTDHIGVSRKVEDEEERKRLASVMKDICPRGYGLIGRTASEGKSAEELETDLNFLKRIWESIQVKAKATRAPAILHQELGIIFRVIRDLHSHNLKKVIVDDQFIYGRLEEFLKEYLPEEGCEVVYFDERDPIFEVYGIEMEVAKLLQRKIWLKSGGYIVLDYTEALTVIDVNTGRYLGKKDLEDTILRTNLEAVKEIAYQIRLRNVGGIIIVDFIDMERKESRDMVFQSMMDTLKKDRIKTFAYPISELGLIQLTRKRTRHNVVNLLTETCPNCEGSGYVKSRHTVCYEVLRELRSSCRKGEGKVFNIYLSPDVANLLYEEEKSSLEQIESTYGTKVNLVANRDFGIDKFQIEGIM
- the ispE gene encoding 4-(cytidine 5'-diphospho)-2-C-methyl-D-erythritol kinase; this encodes MKKTFISPAKVNLYLKVLSRRPDGYHDLRSLVDLVSLYDTIHIEDIAGDEIVVDDDRGILPRGEGNTVYRAVRMLREATGVRRGVRILIEKRIPIGSGLGGPSSDAATVLKELSAHWELGLNSEELGGIGSRVGADVPLFLHGKPCIMEGIGDVIRPVQLPSLWYVIVYPNVNISTKAVYEGLRIVLTKKQNDIKLMQNFSNPEQIAAIMENDLESVGMAMCPQIEVIKDMLKGTKALGSLMSGSGSSVFAVFGNEQDACQASLSAIKKMGTVFVAHSVQGGVN
- the spoVG gene encoding septation regulator SpoVG, translated to MEITDVRIFPVDEKRVKAYASIVFDDCFIVRDLKVIQGEGKFFVAMPSKKMKDGSFRDTVHPLNSVTRQMIEESVLGAYEVEINRPQAV